The DNA window TCTTCCCTTTCTACGATCCGGAATTCCCAGTAAATCCTTGACTCCTCGAATACGATGGGATTTCACACCTGGCGAATCTTTCACTCTACCTCCTCTGACTAAGACTATAGAGTGTTCCTGCGAATTATGACCCTCGCCTGGAATGTGAGCAAATATATCATGTCGATTGCTCAACCGTACTTTTGCTATCTTGCGTAGAGCTGAATTAGGTTTTTTCGGTGTTCTCGTCGAAACACGCAGGCATACTCCTTGCTTCTGGGGACATTGATCCGAAGCTCGAGTACGGTCCGTGCGCTGTTTTTCTTCTCTACCATGACGAATCAATTGATTTTTTGTAGGCATCCCTCTTTCCTATGTCCTTCCCCCCTTTGCCCTTTCACTAGTGGTTACTCCCGATCCGAAGCACCCCTTTTCCATTCATAGAGAAACCCAATCgtcaaaatcaataaaaaggCCATCATGGACCAAGATCCAAACAGATCAATCTTGTTAGGAGGTACTGcccaaggaaaagaaaaggtgacTTCCAGATCAgggataataaataaaataggaacCGGGTAAAATCGTATATCGAAACGACTTCTGGCATCACCGGAGGGATCGGAACCACATTCGTAGGCCGACAATTTTTCTGGATAGGTCGAACTATTGGAAGCAAATGGAAAAGGAACACCGAGTGGAATCAAAGAAACTAGCGGACTGATCACTAAATAGATACAAATAGGTAAAAATTCCGACAAAAATGCACTTTCATAGCCGTTTATAAAGAAATCTATCTGCAAATCTTCGATGGGTGAGCCACCCATTATATGGTCGCGTACTTCCGGTAAAGTATAGTCCTCCGGGGGCTCAAGCACTCCGTACTGGAAGGCTTCACTTGCAGTCCCATTTTGAACTAAATCCTGGTACTGCTCTTGAAGAAATTCTGGATCATTGCTTTCCCCATGCACACGTTCGGCCGCAGCCAGAACTTCTGCGGGATTCCTGCCAATCATCAATTTCCCCATTTTTTCGTGTATAGCCGCTTGATATTCAACTACTCTTTCATCGGTCGGGTTAAGACCTGGATGGTCTTCATAAATTCCTCTAGTTGACTCCGCAGAAGTTTCATTAACTACACTACCATTGGATCTTTCTGTCATAGTTCTAACAGAACTTGTTGTGGTGGTAGGGATAGAACTAGGGATAGAACTCTCGGTGGAATTCAAACTCGCCTCATCAAACTGAAAGATACGGCGCTCCCTTGGGAGATCCCACGCGGCACTTTCAGCTGATCTAGAGCTTGTTGCTGCTTGCTCAAAATCCAATACACGGCGGGGGCTCTCCctattaaaattattgaacATCGCGGAATTTACCATCTTTGGAAGATCTGCTCCCAATCCCgaaaagagaaagggagacttttttttattggcgtgggtgttttttttccccaacgAAAAACAAATTAGAACACGAACTTCCATGACAAAACGAAATGCTAGCTTCCCAGTAACGCATACACTTCCGCGTTTGTCCATCCCATCGACGAGGGCCAATGAGACTACTTACTATACGCGTTTTCTTAGGAGCAACATGAGACTTGATTTCCTCCATCTCTGAATACGAGTTTCCTGTTGCCGATTTAGGCTTTCGAGCAATCCGAAGCAAAAAACAAGTTTCGAAGAGGAAAGTACCAAGTTCCACATAGGGAGGATAGATTTATTTCTTTCGAAACCTACTGTACTAGGCCATGCATACATATAAACCTAATCACGCCTACTCAAAAGAAAGAACACTAGCTAGCCCTTCTGTGCTAACTACTCTTCCTAAACCTGAACACCTGTTCATACCGATACATACAAGGCTATCCGTTCGTGTCTATCTCTTCCAACCATAAACCTATCCAGATACCTGCCTACAAAACCTGGACTTGATGAGGTTTGACTGATCTATTCGCAACTATTCCATtggttctttcttttcttaaccTTGGATTGGTTGAGAGCTTAGTGGGAGAGCGCGTCGCTGGGAAAAGAAGATATAGTCAGTTGTAACTTATTCTGGTAACATTTCTGGAAAATCTAGAGAGAGCTATTCTAGATAGAGGGCTCCGGGGCACGAGTTGTAAAGAACTAGTTCTGGTAGTTCAGCTCACCCGAGGCAACTAAA is part of the Oryza brachyantha chromosome 11, ObraRS2, whole genome shotgun sequence genome and encodes:
- the LOC121055827 gene encoding uncharacterized protein LOC121055827 → MDKRGSVCVTGKLAFRFVMEVRVLICFSLGKKNTHANKKKSPFLFSGLGADLPKMVNSAMFNNFNRESPRRVLDFEQAATSSRSAESAAWDLPRERRIFQFDEASLNSTESSIPSSIPTTTTSSVRTMTERSNGSVVNETSAESTRGIYEDHPGLNPTDERVVEYQAAIHEKMGKLMIGRNPAEVLAAAERVHGESNDPEFLQEQYQDLVQNGTASEAFQYGVLEPPEDYTLPEVRDHIMGGSPIEDLQIDFFINGYESAFLSEFLPICIYLVISPLVSLIPLGVPFPFASNSSTYPEKLSAYECGSDPSGDARSRFDIRFYPVPILFIIPDLEVTFSFPWAVPPNKIDLFGSWSMMAFLLILTIGFLYEWKRGASDRE